A part of Osmerus mordax isolate fOsmMor3 chromosome 10, fOsmMor3.pri, whole genome shotgun sequence genomic DNA contains:
- the eif2ak1 gene encoding eukaryotic translation initiation factor 2-alpha kinase 1 isoform X1 yields MFASTSKALKPEESSSRSMSNFLIRRNFTSTTRTERSVFSLPSEDEEDIQFDTSDSSSNCEALMAGKQYPSIQEFASAIPNHLLLGSLLEHLCFVYERDPSRSHMLFKVIGQRLAAMNLLSPLAISDEFSTVRLQHNRAFTELLHAASTSLFPQGQRCLNTDIQSLTLRPKEGLFQAQTSRYLSEFEEISQLGRGSYGKVFKVTNKLDGQNYAVKKILIKNVSREDCMKVLREVKVLSSLQHPHVVGYHTAWMEHVQPNRTTKLKSVLPALESPALLERTENSSASSTGSSIIFESSNCSRDRAVSKPPTEAPGQQGETSQAVCPKTMQRVPDNYVPCVFLGRGGPGVGPPLKEPCPAVSWDGSGVTEDESNGLEVNNNSCTDKDSQKWTDKHSSMEVQFHLMLYIQMQLCELSLKDWISERNTRHSSADPYSCVDTVKTLSILKRVLEGVEYLHSRGIMHRDLKPRNIFLQGHDFNVKIGDFGLACRDIIMDNREPLLSTSNNTGSSHTTGVGTFVYAAPEQREGSRYDSKSDMYSVGVVALELFQPFGTEMERVRTLEDLREGNVPESFCQRWPMLAKYVRQLTKRDPSLRPSSTQLLQSELFGNKDVVIHGLQRRVEEQEAEIVQLRRQISQLQGTHPSSSNLDQT; encoded by the exons ATGTTCGCTTCGACATCAAAGGCGCTCAAACCAGAGGAAAGTTCGAGTAGAAGCATGAGCAACTTTTTGATTCGGCGAAATTTCACCTCCACCACAAGAACCGAGAGAAGTGTATTTTCGTTGCCCAGTGAAGATGAAGAGGATATTCAGTTTGACA cCTCAGACAGCAGCAGTAACTGTGAGGCTCTCATGGCGGGGAAGCAGTACCCATCTATCCAGGAGTTTGCGTCTGCCATCCCCAACCACCTGCTGCTCGGCTCGTTGCTGGAGCACCTCTGCTTTGTCTACGAAAGGGACCCCTCTCGCTCACACATGCTGTTCAAAG TCATCGGTCAGCGCCTCGCAGCAATGAACCTGCTCTCCCCATTGGCTATCAGTGATGAGTTTAGCACGGTCAGATTGCAACATAACCGAGCCTTCACAGAGCTCCTCCACGCTGCCAGTACCTCCCTGTTCCCTCAG GGTCAAAGATGCCTTAATACAGACATCCAGAGCCTTACGCTGAG ACCAAAAGAGGGCCTCTTCCAGGCACAGACCTCTCGCTACCTCAGCGAGTTTGAGGAGATCTCTCAACTTGGAAGGGGATCATACGGCAAAgtctttaaa GTGACAAACAAGCTTGATGGCCAGAATTATGCTGTTAAGAAAATCCTGATAAAGAATGTTTCAAGGGAGGACTGTATGAAG GTCTTGAGGGAGGTGAAAGTGCTTTCCAGTCTTCAGCATCCCCATGTGGTGGGCTACCACACAGCCTGGATGGAGCACGTCCAGCCCAACAGAACCACCA agCTCAAATCAGTACTCCCAGCACTGGAGTCCCCTGCACTGCTAGAGAG GACTGAGAACAGTTCTGCTAGCAGCACCGGCTCCTCCATCATCTTCGAGAGCTCCAACTGCTCCAGGGACAGAGCAGTGTCTAAACCCCCGACCGAGGCCCCTGGCCAGCAGGGGGAGACCAGCCAGGCAGTGTGCCCCAAAACCATGCAGCGCGTCCCAGACAACTACGTTCCCTGTGTgttcctggggagggggggcccgGGTGTGGGGCCCCCCCTGAAAGAGCCGTGTCCGGCCGTGAGCTGGGACGGCTCGGGGGTCACAGAGGACGAGTCCAACGGGCTGGAGGTGAACAACAACTCCTGCACTGACAAGGACAGCCAGAAGTGGACAGATAAACACTCGTCCATGGAG GTGCAGTTCCACCTGATGCTGTACATTCAGATGCAGCTGTGTGAGCTCTCCCTCAAAGACTGGATCTCTGAGAGGAACACCAGGCACAGCTCTGCAG ACCCGTACAGCTGTGTGGACACAGTGAAGACTCTTAGCATCCTGAAAAGAGTCCTTGAAGGTGTGGAGTACCTTCACTCCAGGGGGATCATGCACAGAGACCTGAAG cCTAGAAATATCTTTCTACAGGGACATGACTTCAATGTGAAGATAGGAGACTTTGGTCTGGCCTGCCGTGATATCATTATGGACAACCGTGAGCCACTTCTGTCCACCTCAAACAACACTG GttcctcacacaccacaggaGTGGGGACGTTTGTGTACGCTGCACCTGAGCAACGGGAAGGTTCTCGTTATGACTCAAAG TCGGACATGTACAGTGTGGGGGTGGTGGCCCTGGAGCTGTTTCAGCCATTTGGAACTGAGATGGAGAGGGTGCGGACCCTCGAGGACCTCCGTGAGGGCAACGTCCCAGAATCCTTCTGCCAGCGCTGGCCCATGCTTGCCAAGTACGTCAGGCAGCTCACCAAACGagatccctccctccgtcccagctccacccagctgctgcaGAGTGAGCTTTTCGGCAACAAAGACGTG GTGATCCATGGTTTACAGAGAAGGGTtgaggagcaggaggcagaGATTGTCCAGCTCAGAAGACAGATCAGTCAGCTGCAGGGCactcacccttcctcctccaactTAGACCAGACTTGA
- the LOC136950123 gene encoding ankyrin repeat domain-containing protein 61-like — protein sequence MAAVRASELYSAILSENASIIVNIAKEYGTNSIIDGAKSKPSKGLAILPLHLAASYRKVHSIESLLLAGANPGIRDQQGRNALHLVITHWPYIHATWPASQSRFQTAMVSMQKRAEACLQVLCNHGVDLNTVVDSGSRQTAMHLAVRFAALSAIHILASHGAAVNTTDLYGMTPLHMAASMLNTEIAVCLIKLGADVNKVVSHSGNRPLHLAALTTAFRPEKNMDTALRCITELLDQGAEVDAVNNAGRTALHEACSVGKEAVVNLLLRRGADINKQTPAGENGLFLFLDHRPNLCHTSLLGRLLSLTSPLTIANGAGLQPSTLLLPQYSRQREQILALTRHPRSLMDICRIQAFQYYGSGSSRRQTLADLLPERLHRYVLWGSSCDISFVSDDDKAKSGSWSDFFHREEPERANSLDVPAPERQRASEH from the exons ATGGCAGCTGTCAGAGCAAGTGAATTGTATTCCGCGATTTTATCAGAAAACGCTTCAATTATTGTTAATATTGCAAAAGAATACGGGACCAACTCAATAATCGATGGAGCGAAATCCAAGCCGTCAAAG GGTCTTGCTATTCTCCCTCTTCACTTGGCAGCCTCGTATAGGAAAGTTCACAGTATAGAGAGCTTGCTATTGGCGGGAGCCAACCCCGGAATTAG gGACCAACAGGGTCGTAATGCTCTCCACCTGGTCATCACCCACTGGCCCTACATCCATGCCACCTGGCCTGCATCACAATCACGTTTTCAGACCGCCATGGTCAGCATGCAGAAGAGGGCAGAGGCCTGCCTACAGGTGCTCTGCAACCATGGAGTCGACCTCAACACTGTG gtggacagtggGAGCCGTCAGACAGCCATGCACCTGGCCGTGCGCTTTGCCGCTCTCTCCGCCATCCACATCCTGGCCAGCCACGGGGCCGCTGTCAACACCACAGACCTGTACGGCATGACGCCCCTGCATATGGCCGCCAGCATGCTCAACACAGAGATTGCCGTTTGCCTGATCAAGCTTGGTGCAGATGTCAACAAG GTGGTGAGCCATTCGGGGAACAGGCCGCTGCACCTGGCTGCCCTGACGACAGCCTTCAGGCCAGAAAAGAACATGGACACTGCACTGAGATGCATCACTGAGCTGCTGGACCAGGGGGCAG AGGTGGATGCCGTGAACAACGCGGGCCGGACGGCCCTCCACGAGGCGTGCAGCGTGGGCAAGGAGGCCGTGGTCAACCTGCTACTGAG GCGTGGTGCCGACATCAACAAGCAAACGCCAGCTGGTGAAAATGGGCTGTTCCTGTTCCTGGACCATCGGCCCAACCTCTGCCACACCTCCCTGCTGGGCCGCTTGCTCAGTCTCACCTCCCCTTTGACCATCGCCAACGGGGCGGGCCTCCAGCCCAGCACGCTGCTGCTGCCCCAGTACTCTCGTCAGCGGGAGCAGATCCTGGCCCTGACCCGGCACCCTCGGAGCCTCATGGACATCTGCAGGATCCAGGCGTTCCAGTACTACGGCTCTGGCTCGTCACGCCGCCAGACCCTGGCAGATCTCCTGCCTGAGAGGCTGCACCGCTACGTCCTCTGGGGGAGCTCCTGTGACATCAGCTTTGTCAGCGACGATGACAAGGCCAAGTCCGGCAGCTGGTCTGACTTCTTTCATCGCGAGGAGCCGGAAAGGGCCAACTCTCTGGACGTCCCCGCACCAGAGCGCCAAAGAGCCTCGGAACACTGA
- the pms2 gene encoding mismatch repair endonuclease PMS2: MTDGCVEPAQAIKAIDRHSVHQICSGQVVLTLATAVKELVENSIDAGATNVDIKLKDSGVELVEVSDNGKGVEEANFEGLTLKHHTSKLRDFSDLIHVETFGFRGEALSSLCALSNLSVVTCHESVQVGTKLVFDHSGHLVQRSPCPRQPGTTVILQQLFYTLPVRHKEFQRNIKKDFTKMVHVLQSYCIISTGVRITCTNQTGQGKRSPVLNTSGSHSMRDNIGAIFGPKQLQNLLPFQQLSPTENVKEDYGLTGAELPQELFTISGFVSRGDHGVGRSATDRQFFFINNRPCDPTKVSKLVNEVYHMFNRHQYPFVALNIAVASDCVDVNVTPDKRQIFLQEEKLLLAILKSSLISMYETGVNKFSLNHTALPSNNSYRPEESEEGCQVVPSAETVLEPNDNSEAVLLSPKTSSLNLAGLKAAFSVHSNQGTRSTTNINKPVSGGPTQKKLQSFFGGSQKGNTPRPSSHFPSRPTRDVLKGSPAGRSVLEGFRYGRSSDNDLDSSREGTLSECDSTTATPESLQGSGSEFNSPDATDIVSNPGTKNEIFDEHLDNGKPSDYRSEPYLSTASTDLSPDAKKPKLEDDRFSSDSQDSAPACIEGSSGPRVDAPGRFQKRMEPLQFSFPELKGKVRRLQQRQRDRDEDRLRYRRFRAKINPGENQSAEDELKKEISKDMFKEMEIIGQFNLGFIVTKLNDDIFIIDQHATDEKYNFEMLQRHTALQGQKLIAPQKLHLTAVSENVLMENLEIFRKNGFDFLIDEDAQVMERVKLVSLPTSKNWTFGPGDIEELIFMLSDSPGVMCRPSRVRHMFASRACRKSVMIGTPLSVSEMKKLVLHMGEIEQPWNCPHGRPTMRHLANLDIISPD, from the exons ATGACAGATGGTTG TGTCGAGCCGGCTCAGGCTATCAAGGCCATAGACAGACACTCAGTGCACCAGATCTGCTCTGGTCAGGTGGTGCTGACTCTGGCCACCGCAGTCAAGGAACTGGTTGAGAACAGTATCGATGCGGGGGCAACTAATGTTG ACATCAAACTGAAAGACAGTGGAGTAGAGCTGGTGGAGGTGTCTGACAACGGCAAAGGAGTGGAGGAGGCCAACTTTGAAGGACTGA CTCTGAAGCACCACACTTCCAAGCTGAGAGATTTCTCAGACCTTATCCACGTGGAGACATTTGGCTTCAGAGGTGAAGCTCtcagctctctctgtgctctgag CAACCTGAGTGTTGTGACCTGCCATGAGTCAGTTCAGGTAGGCACCAAGCTGGTGTTTGACCACAGTGGTCACCTGGTGCAGCGGTCGCCCTGTCCCAGGCAGCCGGGCACCACAGTCATCCTGCAGCAGCTCTTCTACACCCTGCCTGTCAGACACAAAGAGTTCCAGCGCAACATCAAGAAG GATTTCACAAAGATGGTCCACGTGCTCCAGTCCTACTGCATTATCTCCACAGGGGTGCGTATCACCTGCACTAACCAGACAGGGCAAGGCAAACGCAGCCCAGTGCTCAACACCAGTGGCAGCCACAGCATGAGGGACAACATAGGGGCCATATTTGGACCGAAGCAG CTTCAGAACCTCCTCCCGTTCCAGCAGCTATCTCCTACAGAGAACGTCAAGGAGGACTATGGGCTCACAGGGGCTGAGCTACCCCAAGAACTGTTCAC CATCTCTGGGTTTGTATCCCGGGGGGACCACGGGGTGGGGAGAAGTGCCACTGACAGACAGTTCTTCTTCATCAACAACCGCCCGTGTGATCCTACGAAG GTCTCTAAACTTGTGAATGAGGTTTATCACATGTTCAACAGACATCAATATCCCTTTGTTGCTCTGAACATAGCTGTGGCCTCAG atTGTGTGGATGTAAACGTGACACCAGACAAGCGTCAGATCTTCCTACAGGAGGAGAAGCTGCTGCTAGCCATCCTCAAGAGCTCACTCATCTCCATGTACGAAACAGGCGTCAACAAGTTCAGCCTCAACCACACAGCTTTACCTAGCAACA ATTCTTACCGACCTGAGGAGTCTGAAGAAGGATGTCAGGTGGTCCCGTCAGCTGAGACTGTTCTAGAACCCAATGACAACTCAGAGGCTGTGCTCCTAAGCCCAAAGACCTCATCTCTGAACCTGGCTGGGCTTAAAGCTGCATTCTCTGTGCACAGCAACCAGGGTACAAGGAGCaccacaaacataaacaaaccTGTCAGTGGCGGTCCCACTCAAAAAAAGCTTCAGTCTTTTTTCGGTGGGTCTCAGAAGGGTAACACCCCCAGACCATCTTCACACTTCCCATCCAGACCCACCAGAGATGTCCTTAAAGGTTCTCCAGCAGGCCGGTCTGTGTTGGAGGGGTTCAGGTATGGGAGGTCTTCAGACAATGATTTAGACTCGAGcagagagggcacactgtcagagTGTGACTCTACCACAGCAACCCCTGAGAGCCTGCAAGGTTCAGGGTCAGAGTTCAACTCTCCTGATGCTACGGACATAGTCAGCAATCCTGGTACTAAAAACGAGATATTTGATGAACATTTAGACAACGGGAAACCATCAGACTATCGTAGTGAACCATACCTTTCCACTGCAAGCACAGACTTAAGCCCTGACGCCAAAAAGCCTAAGCTGGAGGATGACCGTTTCTCCTCAGACAGCCAGGATTCAGCCCCAGCCTGCATTGAGGGATCTTCTGGCCCGAGGGTGGATGCCCCCGGGCGTTTCCAGAAGAGGATGGAGCCACTGCAGTTCTCTTTTCCAGAGCTGAAGGGGAAGGTGCGAAGGCtgcagcagaggcagagagaccggGACGAGGACAGACTGAGATACAGACGCTTCAGGGCTAAGATCAATCCTGGAGAGAACCAGAGTGCAGAAGacgagctgaagaaggagatCAG cAAAGACATGTTTAAGGAGATGGAGATCATTGGCCAGTTCAACCTTGGGTTCATCGTCACCAAGCTAAATGATGACATCTTCATCATCGACCAGCATGCCACCGACGAGAAGTATAACTTCGAGATGCTTCAGCGGCACACTGCTTTGCAGGGGCAGAAACTCATAGC ACCTCAGAAACTCCATCTAACCGCAGTCAGTGAAAACGTTCTCATGGAGAACCTGGAGATCTTCCGGAAGAATGGCTTTGACTTCCTCATCGATGAGGATG CCCAGGTGATGGAGCGCGTGAAGCTGGTGTCCCTCCCCACCAGTAAGAACTGGACGTTCGGCCCAGGGGACATCGAGGAGCTCATCTTCATGCTGAGTGACAGCCCAGGGGTCATGTGCAGACCGTCCCGGGTCAGACACATGTTTGCCTCCCGAGCCTGCAGGAAATCT GTGATGATTGGCACTCCTCTGAGCGTCAGTGAGATGAAGAAGCTGGTGCTTCACATGGGAGAGATCGAGCAGCCCTGGAACTGTCCTCATGGGCGACCCACCATGAGACACCTGGCCAACCTGGACATCATCTCACCGGACTGA
- the eif2ak1 gene encoding eukaryotic translation initiation factor 2-alpha kinase 1 isoform X2 produces the protein MSHYDKMDSGEKDIVELIARVIAEASDSSSNCEALMAGKQYPSIQEFASAIPNHLLLGSLLEHLCFVYERDPSRSHMLFKVIGQRLAAMNLLSPLAISDEFSTVRLQHNRAFTELLHAASTSLFPQGQRCLNTDIQSLTLRPKEGLFQAQTSRYLSEFEEISQLGRGSYGKVFKVTNKLDGQNYAVKKILIKNVSREDCMKVLREVKVLSSLQHPHVVGYHTAWMEHVQPNRTTKLKSVLPALESPALLERTENSSASSTGSSIIFESSNCSRDRAVSKPPTEAPGQQGETSQAVCPKTMQRVPDNYVPCVFLGRGGPGVGPPLKEPCPAVSWDGSGVTEDESNGLEVNNNSCTDKDSQKWTDKHSSMEVQFHLMLYIQMQLCELSLKDWISERNTRHSSADPYSCVDTVKTLSILKRVLEGVEYLHSRGIMHRDLKPRNIFLQGHDFNVKIGDFGLACRDIIMDNREPLLSTSNNTGSSHTTGVGTFVYAAPEQREGSRYDSKSDMYSVGVVALELFQPFGTEMERVRTLEDLREGNVPESFCQRWPMLAKYVRQLTKRDPSLRPSSTQLLQSELFGNKDVVIHGLQRRVEEQEAEIVQLRRQISQLQGTHPSSSNLDQT, from the exons ATGTCACACTATGACAAAATGGACTCTGGGGAGAAAGACATTGTTGAATTGATAGCTAGGGTTATTGCTGAAG cCTCAGACAGCAGCAGTAACTGTGAGGCTCTCATGGCGGGGAAGCAGTACCCATCTATCCAGGAGTTTGCGTCTGCCATCCCCAACCACCTGCTGCTCGGCTCGTTGCTGGAGCACCTCTGCTTTGTCTACGAAAGGGACCCCTCTCGCTCACACATGCTGTTCAAAG TCATCGGTCAGCGCCTCGCAGCAATGAACCTGCTCTCCCCATTGGCTATCAGTGATGAGTTTAGCACGGTCAGATTGCAACATAACCGAGCCTTCACAGAGCTCCTCCACGCTGCCAGTACCTCCCTGTTCCCTCAG GGTCAAAGATGCCTTAATACAGACATCCAGAGCCTTACGCTGAG ACCAAAAGAGGGCCTCTTCCAGGCACAGACCTCTCGCTACCTCAGCGAGTTTGAGGAGATCTCTCAACTTGGAAGGGGATCATACGGCAAAgtctttaaa GTGACAAACAAGCTTGATGGCCAGAATTATGCTGTTAAGAAAATCCTGATAAAGAATGTTTCAAGGGAGGACTGTATGAAG GTCTTGAGGGAGGTGAAAGTGCTTTCCAGTCTTCAGCATCCCCATGTGGTGGGCTACCACACAGCCTGGATGGAGCACGTCCAGCCCAACAGAACCACCA agCTCAAATCAGTACTCCCAGCACTGGAGTCCCCTGCACTGCTAGAGAG GACTGAGAACAGTTCTGCTAGCAGCACCGGCTCCTCCATCATCTTCGAGAGCTCCAACTGCTCCAGGGACAGAGCAGTGTCTAAACCCCCGACCGAGGCCCCTGGCCAGCAGGGGGAGACCAGCCAGGCAGTGTGCCCCAAAACCATGCAGCGCGTCCCAGACAACTACGTTCCCTGTGTgttcctggggagggggggcccgGGTGTGGGGCCCCCCCTGAAAGAGCCGTGTCCGGCCGTGAGCTGGGACGGCTCGGGGGTCACAGAGGACGAGTCCAACGGGCTGGAGGTGAACAACAACTCCTGCACTGACAAGGACAGCCAGAAGTGGACAGATAAACACTCGTCCATGGAG GTGCAGTTCCACCTGATGCTGTACATTCAGATGCAGCTGTGTGAGCTCTCCCTCAAAGACTGGATCTCTGAGAGGAACACCAGGCACAGCTCTGCAG ACCCGTACAGCTGTGTGGACACAGTGAAGACTCTTAGCATCCTGAAAAGAGTCCTTGAAGGTGTGGAGTACCTTCACTCCAGGGGGATCATGCACAGAGACCTGAAG cCTAGAAATATCTTTCTACAGGGACATGACTTCAATGTGAAGATAGGAGACTTTGGTCTGGCCTGCCGTGATATCATTATGGACAACCGTGAGCCACTTCTGTCCACCTCAAACAACACTG GttcctcacacaccacaggaGTGGGGACGTTTGTGTACGCTGCACCTGAGCAACGGGAAGGTTCTCGTTATGACTCAAAG TCGGACATGTACAGTGTGGGGGTGGTGGCCCTGGAGCTGTTTCAGCCATTTGGAACTGAGATGGAGAGGGTGCGGACCCTCGAGGACCTCCGTGAGGGCAACGTCCCAGAATCCTTCTGCCAGCGCTGGCCCATGCTTGCCAAGTACGTCAGGCAGCTCACCAAACGagatccctccctccgtcccagctccacccagctgctgcaGAGTGAGCTTTTCGGCAACAAAGACGTG GTGATCCATGGTTTACAGAGAAGGGTtgaggagcaggaggcagaGATTGTCCAGCTCAGAAGACAGATCAGTCAGCTGCAGGGCactcacccttcctcctccaactTAGACCAGACTTGA